The DNA window TACTTTCGTACGCTGGAATGCGCCTATGTTTTAGCAGGTAAGTGGGTGTTTGAATCATAAAATGGACGACATATCAAAAAATTTTGGCTTCTTCTCACCAGGAATCGAAACTCGAGCAGAAAACCCATTGTTGCGGATCCTTTTCCGCTTCTACCAAATCATGATCGTTCTACAGTATCTCTTATGTGCGGATCGGATCTACATCGAACTGGTCGCGGATAATTTTTCGACGGATTTCTTCATTAGGCTCGCCTATATTGGCGAGCTGACGACGCTGCTGAGCATTATTGGATTCACTAGACTGTATCTGAAGGAGTTGGCAGATTTCCGAACCTATTTGGAGATCCGCTTGGACAGTAATCGAACCAAGGAACGGGATCAATCCTATCGTCTGATTCGCAACATTCTGCTCGTCATGCAACCGATGTTCCTAGTTGATCAATCGATCATGTATCTGTTGGGCTTGCTTGAACTGCCAGTGTACCAGGTTCCGGAGAATTTGAGGGGAAAGGGACGCTTGGCTGGACTCCTGGTTACCTTAGTGAACGAAACCAATAGTTTGTTCATAGCAACATTGCTCGCAGCGGTCATTACCATCGTCAACAGCTACATGATGTCGTTTTGCGCCGAACTGAAAAACATTGCCACCGATTTGGCCGACATTTTCGATCGAGCTGATCGAGAGATTGAAGAAACGGTCAGCAACGATCAACGGGTGAAGGGAAACCCAAGTGAACTGGAGGTGTTCAAAGAGCTGAAGTTCCTAGTCGTTCTGAAGCGAGAATTGTGTGTCTTCGCTGCAAGACACAGCGACTTGTTGGCTCAGTTGAATACCGTGAAACCGTTCTTCAAATGGATCTTCTTCTGTCTGTTCTACGGTCAACTGGTGACGGTAGCGGCCGTGTTGTTCTACATGAAAATACAGGGCATAACTACTGAGACTGTACTTCTGGTTACTTACACGTCCAGCGTTTTGTTCGGTTGCTACTGGTTCTGTCTGCTGGCGGATGATATGAACGATGCGGTAAGTAAAGCTCCTTCGATGAATAATTAGTCTGTCGTCTCCGAGTCGGACGCACTTGTGAGCCGCTCCTTAAATCCGGAACGGATGCTCCTTCTGCAAtcgttaacgattttttttgtgacAACAAACAAAATTACTACAGAAGCTAGCTTCTGGttagaaaattaataaaattcagaccAATTCATACAGGTATCGAAATTTGAGAAGTTAGGCGAATAGATACAATACAATACGGAAGTTTGACAGTTGTAATTTCTGTTCCGACAGAACGAGCTCATCGGTGACACCCTGTACGACCTGGACTGGCCCCAGCGAATGCGATATCGGACAGAAAAACAGCGAGAATATCGGGAGATCCGCGCCTCGATGCTGACAGTGATGATTAACTCCCGGCACAATTTGGGAATTAGCTGCGGAGGGTTGTTCAACATGTCGTCCCAGGCTTTCACCAGTTTGATGAACATGATCTACCAGAGCGTGATGTTTCTGATGAATATGGTGCCGTAAGTGGAAAAAACGGCAATAGAGAGGGGATCattgtttacaaaaatatttcaaatgtgttcctgaaaaaatttACAAGCATTGGCCACGGATTGTTTataagatattcaaaatctgCAAATAATTAAAGATCTTTAATTCGCTTAATGGGAGTCGGTAGCTGTTTAGAAATAATTCAAATAAGTCATAGAAGCTATCGCGCACCTTGTTGACTTCCCAGATTCTGTTAGGAGAAATTTAACCAAAAAcgttattaaatttaaaatttgttcatgttaataaaaagttaaaatacTTGCTAAATTTGTAGTCTTGGCCACTGCGCTTCCAATGGGTAAGGTGATAAGAGGAAGGAATCAGAATATGTTGGCCCAAATGGTATGCTCCTCGTTAGTTGCCGTGTCTTCTCATCATTTCagcaaagcgttatgtctaacaccttctctctcccagacctcgcaaaagttggaaTATTAGAGTTCACAATACGGAGATTTGCACTACTTGTGTACTGAATCAGTTCAGAGGCAAATGGTGTGATAAGCGTTTGCATCACTGCCCAGAATGagcggaaacccatttctgctacagtaAGATACAACGTTTTTGAAACCATCAGAAGGTGACATGGCGAACAATCTATGTTACCGACAGTCAGAGTAACTGTGACTGCACAGATAtggcgagttgtgagctccgatatgagacacccGTCAATTGCTTTATTTTCAAGAATGGATACGCACGAGCCATTTTATGTGAATTAGTCATGTCATGTTATTTTGGATAgatcgtctaactggcagcaagttggtatcagttactgacgagtggaacacgaaacattcaaatccaacttttctaGGTTAGGTCTTGTGATCTTATGCACAAAtttatccaattttttttctttgggaaaaaaTGTTGCACATTCGCAGGCAGATCGTTTCTCTATACTTGTCAACGATCCAGAGCTTCCgtgcttggctaaccgagacTGCTATGATAT is part of the Topomyia yanbarensis strain Yona2022 chromosome 1, ASM3024719v1, whole genome shotgun sequence genome and encodes:
- the LOC131676181 gene encoding uncharacterized protein LOC131676181; this translates as MSHQIRLWWKKTIRAIQSLDDERHYFRTLECAYVLAGIETRAENPLLRILFRFYQIMIVLQYLLCADRIYIELVADNFSTDFFIRLAYIGELTTLLSIIGFTRLYLKELADFRTYLEIRLDSNRTKERDQSYRLIRNILLVMQPMFLVDQSIMYLLGLLELPVYQVPENLRGKGRLAGLLVTLVNETNSLFIATLLAAVITIVNSYMMSFCAELKNIATDLADIFDRADREIEETVSNDQRVKGNPSELEVFKELKFLVVLKRELCVFAARHSDLLAQLNTVKPFFKWIFFCLFYGQLVTVAAVLFYMKIQGITTETVLLVTYTSSVLFGCYWFCLLADDMNDANELIGDTLYDLDWPQRMRYRTEKQREYREIRASMLTVMINSRHNLGISCGGLFNMSSQAFTSLMNMIYQSVMFLMNMVP